CTGAGCATGGCTGATGCGCGCGATCAGCTGGCGCAGGGCAATACCGACAAGGCCCGCGCCGAGGCGCTCGAGGCGAACCGCCTGTCGCCCGAACTGGTCCCGGCCGCGGTGCTTGCCGCCCGGATGCATATCGAAAGCGGCGACAAGCGGCGTGCGGCCAAGGTGCTCAAGGCCGCGTGGCAGACGAAGCATCACCCCGATCTTGCCGCGGCCTTCGCCGATATCGAACCCGGCGAGACACCGGATGCCCGCATCAAGCGGTTCCAGCCGTTCCTGAAGCTCGACCCGGCGGCGCCCGAGGCGAAGATGCTCGAGGCCGAGCTGCACCTCGCGGCCGAGGATTTCCCGGCGGCCCGCCGGGCGCTGGGCACACTCTACGAGACCCATCCATCGGCCCGCAGCCTGTCGCTCATGGCGGCGATCGAACGCGGCGAGGGCGGCTCGGAAGCTGTCGTACGTGGTTGGCTGGCCAAAGCGCTGGGCGCGTCGCGCGGCCCGCAATGGGTCTGCGAGAATTGCGGCACTGTGCATGGCCAATGGCTGCCCGTCTGCACCAATTGCGAGACCTTCGACGCGCTGAGCTGGACCGAGCCGCGCGCGGGCACGGTGCCGACCACGGCGCTGGCCTCGGACATGCTGCCCTTGCTGATCGGCACGCCTGATCCGGTCGCGCCCGAGGTCGAGGCCAGGCCGGTGGCCTCTGATGAACCCGAGGTCGAGATCGTGACCGAGCGCGATGTCGATCCGGACGTGGTCGGCACGACGCGCGACGTCTCCGAGCCGGTGACCCTGCCCGCCGGAGATAGCCCGCCCGCGCCGCAGGACGAGGTTCCCACCACCGCCGGGACATCGCGGATGTGACGTGATTTCGGGGCTGGAACCAGTCCCGAACCCCTGCTAGGACGCCGCCACGGTGCCGCTGTAGCTCAGCTGGTAGAGCACGTCATTCGTAATGATGGGGTCGGGGGTTCGAGTCCCTTCAGCGGCACCAGTATCCCGTCCACAGGCGTTGCCATACGTCCCTATACGTCGCACAGTCATTCCTGAAAAACAGGGGTTTGTGCCCTGTTGCCCTCCTCGACCGTCCACATGCGACCACGCACGACGGCGCGCCGAAAGGGGGACCGGAGGGGGGACCGAGGGGCCGTGAAGCTGAACAACACGACGATCCGGGCGGCCGGGGACGGCAAGCACGGGGACGGCGACGGGCTCTGGCTCTACCGTCGCGGCGGCTCGTCGAAGTGGGTCTACCGCTACACCGTCGCGGGCAAGCGGCGGGAGATGGGGCTGGGACCGTTCCCGGCGATGTCGCTCGCGCAGGCGCGCCGCGCCCGGGATGCGGAGCGGGCAATCGTCCTGGCCGGGGGCGACCCGATCGCGGTTCGGGAGGGTCAACGCGCATCTGCCATCGCGGAGCGGGACCGGACGGACCCGACGCTCGAGGAGGCGATCGACGTCATCTTCGAGCGGATGCGGGGCGGACTGCGCGGGAACGGCGAGCGCGGGCGATGGATGTCGCCGCTCCGCGTCCACGCGATCCCCGCGCTTGGGGCGCGGCGGCTTTCCACGATCAGGGCCCACGACCTCATGGCGATGCTCAAGCCGATCTGGCACGCGAAGCACCCGACCGCGATCAAGGTCTCGCGGCGGCTGCGGAAGGTGCTGGAAGGCGGCAAGATGCTCGGCTGGCCTTGCGACCCGGAGGACATCGACCGCGCGGCCTTCCTGCTGGGCGAGGTCCGGCACCGCGAGGTCGCGCATGCGGCGCTCGATTGGCAGGACGCGCCCGCGATCTACGCGGCGCTGCGGAAGGTCGGGACCAGCTATGCCGACTGCATCCGATGGCACATGCTGACGGGCGTGCGGTCGATGGGGTGCAGGGGCGCGGCCATCGCGGAGATCGAGGGGGACGTGTGGACGGTCCCGCCAGCCCGGATCAAGGGGCGCGAGGGCAAGGTCGACGCTTTCCGATGCCCGATGGTGCCGGATGCGCTGGCGATCCGCGACAGGGCGCAGGAGTTCGGCGGCGCGCTCCTGTTCGGTGGGCGGGGCAACAAGCCGGTCAGCGACGTGACGTTGATGCTGACGCTGCGGACGCTGCACGAGACCGCGACTCTGCACGGGATGCGCTCGACGCTCCGCACGTGGGCGCAGGACAACGAGGCGGATCGCGAGGCTTGCGAGGTTCAGCTGGGCCACAAGGTCTATGGAAAGGTCGAGGCGGCCTACGCGCGCTCGGATCTGCTGGACCGACGCCACGCGCTCCTCTCCGCTTGGGCCGAGTTTCTAAACGGAGGGTCAACGCCGACCACCTGACCGCCGCCGTCATGGCCGCCGCGCTGGTGTTCCTTCTGGCCGCCATCATCGGGGGCGTGACCGTCGCCGGGTGTGCGGGGTGCGGGCTGTGAAAGACCTCGATACCTGCACCGCCCGCCTTCTCGGCGAGAACGCCTTGAGCGCGGCGCACGACTGCCTGAACGCCCACGCTATGCGGTCGATGCTGACCCGCGAGCAACTGCTGTCCGACCGCCCCGACCGCGAGAAGCTGGCCGCGATCGCGAACCTCATGGGCGTGACGCTGCCCGATGGGGGCGCCTCATGAGCGCGGAGCCTTGGCATCTGTCCTATCGGGCCGACCCGGCGGCGCGGGACTTGGCCGACCGGCACTACAACCGACAGTCGGTCGGGGCCACGCAATTCGTGCCGCCGGGCCGCTGCCTCGTGCTGCTGTCGGGCTGCGCGCGCGCCTTCTGGGTCACGTCCTGGCCGATCTACGTGCAGCACGCATGGCCGACCGCATGGATGTGCAGTGCGTTCCGGTCCGAAGGTGCGGGCCGCGCATCCGATCTAATCCGCGCAGCCGTCGCCGCGACACGCGCTCGATTCGGCCGCCCGCCGGCGCTCGGGATGGTGACGTTCATCGACCGCGCGAAGGTCCAGCCGATCATGCAACGCGGATCGCCGACGTGGGGCCGGACGTGGAAGCTAGCCGGGTTCCGTGAGGATGGTGAGACCCAAGGCGGCTTGCTCGCCCTGCGCCTCGATCCCTCCGACATGCCCGCCCCCGCGCCCGCCGCGCCGATGACGACGCATGGCCTACCCCTGTTCACCACCCCCGACCGAAAGGACGCCGCCCATGGCTGACAAGACCAAGATCGAATGGACCGACGCGACGTGGAACCCGATCACGGGCTGCGCTGTCGTCTCGCCGGGCTGCACCAACTGCTACGCGATGAAGCTGGCCGGGACGCGGCTCCAGCATCATCCCTCGCGCGCCGGGCTCACGCGGGACACGCGATCCGGCCCCGTCTGGACCAGCGAGGTCCGCTTCAACGAGCAATGGCTCGACCAGCCCCCCCGCTGGCGCAAGCCGCGCATGATCTTCGTCTGCGCGCATGGCGACCTGTTCGCCGAGGGCGTCCCCGACAAGTGGATCGACAAGGTGTTCGCCGTCATGGCGCTGGCGCCGCAGCACACCTTTCAGGTGTTGACCAAGCGGGCCGATCGGATGCGGGATTACTGCGACAGCATCACGTCGCGGAGTGGTGCAGAGCGGATTGCGACGGCCGCCGCATGGATATGGGGCGGGAAGAACCCAGATGGCATCGTCGATGGCATCATGGTCGAGATCGCCGATCAAAGCTGCCTCCCGAACGTCTGGCTGGGCGTCAGCGTCGAGGACCAGGCCCGCGCCGACGAGCGCATCCCCCTCCTGCTCGACACGCCCGCCGCCGTGCGGTGGATCTCGGCCGAGCCGCTGCTCGCCCCGATAGAACTGCGTCGGCTTTCCGGCCGCCGGGAAGGGGAAAACTTCGACGCGATGGCTGGGGCGTTCTGGGAAGCCGTTCTCCCAAATCGCTACGAACCTATCTCCCCGCCGCTCAACAGTGTGCCTAGCCCGACCCATCGGCAATGGACATCTGGAGCCGGCCCCCGCGTCGATTGGGTCGTCGCCGGCGGCGAGAGCGGGTCCGGAGCGCGCCCGATGCATCCGGACTGGGCGCGGTCCTTGCGCGATCAGTGCGCTGCGGCGGGGGTGCCGCTCTTGTTCAAACAGTGGGGAGAATGGCTACCCTTCAGCCAATGCCGAACGCCCGAACAGCGCGAGACTGTCAGCCGGACGACTCGCCGCAGCAACGAAACTGGCAACGGCGATCAGACCTATTTCGGCAAAACCATACGGCGCCACCCGGACGGCCATTTCGTAACGAGTACGACTCCGGGCCTGCGGCCGGAACAGATCAACCGCGTCGGCAAGAAGGTCGCCGGCCGCGTCCTCGATGGCGTCGTGCATGACGCCATGCCGGAGGTCGCGCGATGACCGACCGACCGATCCTATTCAGCGGGCCGATGGTTCGCGCGCTGGTGGCTGGCTTCAATATGCAGATGCGACGCGTGTCGAATACCCCCACCCGATTGCCGCTCTGATAAGCCCGTAACCGGTGTGGTGTTTCTATCGCGCAGGCAATAGCCTCCTATCACCTTATTTCTGCGCTTCCAAGCCAAGATAGCAAGGCAAGACGTTCTACAGGGATTTGACCGTCGTTTGCGTCGATCGACAAGTTCAAATCAGGCCTAATCGGGTCGACCTTAGTCAGGGGGGCGTTCATCGTGGTGACAAAAGTTTCCTCACCCTGAAACGTCCTGTAGCTAACGATTGCCGAGACGAACGGACTAAGTGGGGTGATGGAACTATTGGGGTTCTGGGTCTTCCAAAGCGCGGCTCTGCGGTCGATCTGATATTGGGGGCAGAGCAAGCCGCATTCCACGTCGACGGTCTGTTGCGGAAAGAGGATAGTACCTGTGGCTGTCAACGCGTGCGACTTCACTGCATTCGACAGTGATTTAGAATCCTCCGCATAATCCAACAATTCCCGCATGGCCAACATGCTGTCTTCCTGCGAGCAGCTAAGAGACGCCCTTATCCTGACCTGCTGTGCGGGAAGTTCGCCGTGGTTCAAAGCTCTGAAAACGAGTATCAACCGAGCGCCGTCGTGGTTAAAGTTTAGGTCACTGACGATCTCGGCATCCAATGCAACCCAAGGGCGTTGGATTCGGCCAGAAATGTTATTAGCCTCGCTCACCGCTCGAAGGTTCGCCACCAGAAACCCAATTCCGACAATCGAAGTAATCACCGTGCCAACGGTGGCCCATGCAATAATACTTGTCGACCTTGCCATATTTTCTTGAGCAATAAGGGCGTTGTATTCGCTTCTTGTCGGCGTGCTTTCGGAAAGCTCCGGTTCAGTATCAATGGTGGAATTCGGCTCCCAAGGGACGGGGAGCCAGCCCTGGCGCTTTTGTTCGCCTTGATGTGGTATCTCTTGATTATTGCAGGGAGGATTCGGGCAATATCCTATTGGAAGCGACCATAGAAAAAACAACGTCACCAAAGCCAGCCCGACGATTAATCCAGTGGCAAATCCGTTGCTCCATCTCCACCTACGCATGTGATTTCTGACGCCGCAGAGAATTGCCCGAAGGTTTTCTCAGTTCGAACGTGCGCCTTTTCCAGTGATTCCAACGAGGCCCAGTTTTTCGGCAACTGGGGAACATGTCACGCCTTTCTACTCCGGCTCTCGGTAAGGAGAACCGCCGCCCGCTCCTCCCCGGCCCGCGATCTCATCTCTCGGCCCCCCGGTACTTCTCGAAGGCCAGCTCGAGCTGGGGGCAGGCATTCATCAATTCCAGCGCGGCCCAGACATGCGGCAGGTAGATGTACGCGGTACGTCGCCCGCTCTCTGTCGATGGACCGGGCTCAATGAAGTACTGCCAGCGGGCACACGCGAGGAAGGCTGAGACCTCCCGGTTGTGGAAGTCGTCGCGGCTCCCCCGGATCGCGAGGCGCATGCGGAGTGGATACTCCTTTGGCGCCAACTCCCGGCGATTCGGTTTTCGATAGCCCATGTGTGAGAACAAGACGGGAACATAATTCAGGTCAATAGACCCCGGGATCAACCGAAGATGGACAAGGGCAAACAGAAAGATGCGCGAGGGAGAAGACCGGGAACTGACGACCAGCTGCTCGCGACCCAGGCAAGTATCTACGAAAATGCGCGCGAGACCCCCAAGGAAGGGCGGGAACAGGTCGGGAGCCGGTTCTACAGGACACGGAGCGCGGGCGAGTAGCTTGAGCTACTGTCAGAGGCCTTGTATCGAGGGCGGCAGTTGGTCCTACCCGTCTCGCCGGCGTGCCACCCTCTCTCCGACCGAAACCAAGCTGCTCTAGGAGACGAACGCCCTACTACCAGTGATATCCTGATGGGATGTACCTAATCCCCATCCACGTCACGATCCGGATAAAGAGCATTCGCGCCGCGCCGAACAAGAAACGTCCCCGCCTGACACGTTCCGACTCCAGTTCTGCAATGACATCCTGAATGGCCTCGAGAGATCCGGTCAAGCGATCAAGTCCATCGTCGGTTTGTAGCGTCGTTGATGGGCTGGCGAAGGGGCCACCTGTCGCCAGCATATACCCCTCGGCGTATCGACGCCTTGCCTTCCTGATGCGTTTTCCGGGGAGATTTCTCGTAACATCATCGTGATGACGGACGACGATGCTGTCTGCGATTGTCACCTTCCGCGCTAGCTCATTGACGGTGGCACTCCAGCGCGCATCTTTAGGATCATGATGGGCAATGTGGTATAGCCAGTAGCGTTCGATCCGACGCGCTACCCTTGCCAGATCGCGAACGTGTCGCTCGATCTCGATGTCGTCAGAACGGAGGGCCGAGACGTACCAACTTGAAAGCCACACGGTGGAGGCGGATGCAAGGAATGCGACAAGCAGCGGCTCTAGAATCTTCGCCATCTCTATCTGATCGAGACCCACGAGAGCGTGGCTACTACTGCGGCTTCGCGTCGCATATGTAGCCCTTGACCTCCGATACGAGGTCGCGGCCACCAGGCCGAGAGCCTATTAGCTGAAGGCTCTGAAGCACGTCCTGCTTGTCGAAGAGCCCCTCACGCACCAGGCCGCCGAATGCTTCCTCGAAAAATGATGATCCGGCCAGTCGGATACCGTTCATGTCGACGGTCAACGTCGTCCCCGAAGACAGCGCGTCCCTCAATTTAGGCACAAGGATGGTATCGCGATAGAGCTTGCCGCTCCTGTCCCCGTCCGCTTCCACACGTCCGGCAGGGTATCGGCTGAAGTCGGCAAGTCGTATCAGATATGTCATGTCAAGCATCATTGCCTAGAGCAAACCGCCATTCAACTAGTGTCCCGCCTATCGATGGGGGGCAGTGACTCGTGACGACCCGCCCACCTCTCTCGCGAAGCACGGACCCATAGCGACTCCAGATCCGAAGTTCGCCATCTGGAAGGGCATCTATAGTCTCTGCCATCCTTTGCAACCCAAAGCCGCGATGGGCCTCCTTGGTGCCAGAGGACCCAGGATTGAGCGATACCGCGATAAGATGACCGTCATCCTTCATACCCAAGCTGCCATATTTTGCCACCATAGTCTTGAAAGCATTCACAAATTTCTCATCGGACTGCTTGGCCGGAATGGTCTTCGGAATCGTTGCGCCCTGATCGTACAATGTGAACGATAACTCCCGCTTAGACCTGTCCGCGTGGCCCGTCATCCACCAACGCTTGAGCGGCTGCACCTCGAAGGGATGTTCCTCAGGGTATGCCCACTGGCTGACGTTGATGATGCCCTCGCTCATGTCGGTAAGAATAGCAGACAGCACGTCAGACTCTTCAGCACGTGCTTCGGTCGCAAATTCTGCAAGTTCGATCAGCGCCTTATCCAGCCGTTCAAGATCGGCCTCGTTCGCCATCTGGCCCGACAGAATCGGCAAAAATAGTGTATGGCCGTCGATCCGACCCGTGGTGTTCGGCACTTGTCCTGAGATTCCGAGAATATCGAAGATGCCGAGGACGTCGAACCAGCGGCGGACCGTCGGGTTCCACCTGTGGACATCGATTGCGAAGAGCTCATTGTCGATGCCGTTCAAACCGTGTTTCGCCCGCTGATATTGCGATGCTATCACAAGCGCTGCCGAAGCAGAGATTGCTTCGATCCGAGCGAAATCGTGGTAGGCTGGTACGTTGAGGAGGCCGTTCGCCAATTTGTTCAGGCGGGAGCTATCGGTTAGTAGCATCCGTCGCATGCTGTCCAGGAACTTGCGAGTGGCTGTCTCGTTCTGAACGAGGTCCAGCACCAACGGCGGCATCGAAGGCTGCCTATGGCATATGCCCGCTTCCGTGATCCCTTTTCGATAGACCAATACCGACGTGCTGCCGCGGTCGATGGGGCCGATTGTGGCTCGCGAAGTCGATGACCGGACGAACCCATCCCGTTCTAACCTTCGTCTTTTCTGGCGCAGACCGGCCAAAAATCGAGCGCGTCGAGCATTCTGATAGAGCGCCTGTCGTCGCCTTCGGGCGCGTGAGGGGTATGTGTCGAGCTTCACTGGAACGACGTGTATCCGCACCGACCGCGAGGACAAGAGCTACCAGTTCCTACCTCAGCATTCAGAAGGGACTTAGGTCTCTACTACCCTCCAATATCGCGCACCAGTCTGCGTTCCGTACTAATAGAGCCAAATTTTCAGCGATCAGCACGGCGCCCGCGTCCTGTCCGTCGACCTCGATCCAAGCGCAGCCGCGACTTAACCCGGACTGGGTGCCGACGGTCAGCGCGACATTTGACATCGGGCACGCCGCGCACCGCGCCGTCTTGGGTGCCGGCGTCCCTTGGGCCGTTTATCCGCCAGAGATGTTGGGCCGGAATGGCGCGGCAAGCACGTCGGCCGCAAAGGAATGGGCGGACGAGCAGCGCGCCGCGGGGCGGACGCCGATCAAAGCCGAAGTAGAGGAGCGGGTGCTCGACATGGCCGAGTCCGTGTCCGCCGTCCTCGCGTCGGCCGGGGTGGCCTTCGAGGCGAGCCGTTCCGAGATGGCGGCGTTCGGAGACGTCGACGGAGTCGCTTGCCGCTGCATGGTGGACAACGCGCCGGCCAGCGGTCCGCTCTACGACCTCAAGACCACGACGGACGCCAGCCCCGAAGCGGTCACGCGGGCGGTCATGTCCTACGGCTACGATATTCAGGTCGCCCACTACCTCGACACCTGGAAGGCCGCCACGGGAGAGGATCGCAGCATGCGGCTCGTTTTCGTGGAGAAGGAGGCGCCCTACGCCGTGACGGTCGCGGAGATCGACGGTGAAGCGCTCGAGATGGCGCGCCGGAAGGTGGCCCGCGCGCGGATGCTCTGGGCCGAATGCCTGCGGTCCGGCCAGTGGCCCAGCTACCCGCTCGCCGTGCTGCGGATCCGGCTGCCAGACTACTTCCACGCACGCGGCCTGGAGGATGAGGCGGCGCGCGAAGACTGGCGCGCGGCGGCTGGCGACAAGCCCAGCCGCGCGGCCATGGCTGCCGCCTCCGACGCCATGAACCCCCACAAGGAGATCACCCGATGAACGCCCGATATTCCGCCGTGTCCTTCACACCCGTCGAGCAGATTAACGACACGTTGCCCCTCTCCATCGGTCTGTCCGGCGGGTCGGGAACGGGCAAGACCTACACCGCCTTGTCGATGGCGCGGGGAATAGCGCGCGAGATCACGGACGATCCGTCGGCGCGGATTGGGGTGGTCGACACCGAGAACCGGCGCGCGCTCCATTACAAAAGCGTTTTCCCTGAGATGCTGCACTTCGACATGCAGGCCGTCGACGACAGCGGCGAGATGATCGGCTTTCCGCCCGAGCGGTGGATCGAAGTCATCGACGCCGCCGAGGCTGCTGAGATCACGGTTCTGGTCATCGACAGCTTTTCGCACGCCTGGGAGGGTGTGAATGGCGTTCTCGATTTGCAGTCGCAGGAGCTCGAGCGCCTGACCGGTGGCGACGAAGGGAAGAAGAACAAGCTCGGCCAGCTGGCCTGGGCATCGGTCAAGCCGCGCTATCGCCGGCTGATCGACCGGATCGTTCGTGCGAAGATGCCGGTCATCATCTGCACGCGCGCGAAGCCCGTCATGCAGGAAAAGAGCGCCAAGACAAACTGGAAGGAGCAGAACGCGCGCCCCACGAAGACTCGCCGGAAGGACGTGCCCTGGGACC
This portion of the uncultured Jannaschia sp. genome encodes:
- a CDS encoding integrase arm-type DNA-binding domain-containing protein, with the translated sequence MKLNNTTIRAAGDGKHGDGDGLWLYRRGGSSKWVYRYTVAGKRREMGLGPFPAMSLAQARRARDAERAIVLAGGDPIAVREGQRASAIAERDRTDPTLEEAIDVIFERMRGGLRGNGERGRWMSPLRVHAIPALGARRLSTIRAHDLMAMLKPIWHAKHPTAIKVSRRLRKVLEGGKMLGWPCDPEDIDRAAFLLGEVRHREVAHAALDWQDAPAIYAALRKVGTSYADCIRWHMLTGVRSMGCRGAAIAEIEGDVWTVPPARIKGREGKVDAFRCPMVPDALAIRDRAQEFGGALLFGGRGNKPVSDVTLMLTLRTLHETATLHGMRSTLRTWAQDNEADREACEVQLGHKVYGKVEAAYARSDLLDRRHALLSAWAEFLNGGSTPTT
- a CDS encoding PD-(D/E)XK nuclease-like domain-containing protein, giving the protein MCRASLERRVSAPTARTRATSSYLSIQKGLRSLLPSNIAHQSAFRTNRAKFSAISTAPASCPSTSIQAQPRLNPDWVPTVSATFDIGHAAHRAVLGAGVPWAVYPPEMLGRNGAASTSAAKEWADEQRAAGRTPIKAEVEERVLDMAESVSAVLASAGVAFEASRSEMAAFGDVDGVACRCMVDNAPASGPLYDLKTTTDASPEAVTRAVMSYGYDIQVAHYLDTWKAATGEDRSMRLVFVEKEAPYAVTVAEIDGEALEMARRKVARARMLWAECLRSGQWPSYPLAVLRIRLPDYFHARGLEDEAAREDWRAAAGDKPSRAAMAAASDAMNPHKEITR
- a CDS encoding DUF5131 family protein, translated to MADKTKIEWTDATWNPITGCAVVSPGCTNCYAMKLAGTRLQHHPSRAGLTRDTRSGPVWTSEVRFNEQWLDQPPRWRKPRMIFVCAHGDLFAEGVPDKWIDKVFAVMALAPQHTFQVLTKRADRMRDYCDSITSRSGAERIATAAAWIWGGKNPDGIVDGIMVEIADQSCLPNVWLGVSVEDQARADERIPLLLDTPAAVRWISAEPLLAPIELRRLSGRREGENFDAMAGAFWEAVLPNRYEPISPPLNSVPSPTHRQWTSGAGPRVDWVVAGGESGSGARPMHPDWARSLRDQCAAAGVPLLFKQWGEWLPFSQCRTPEQRETVSRTTRRSNETGNGDQTYFGKTIRRHPDGHFVTSTTPGLRPEQINRVGKKVAGRVLDGVVHDAMPEVAR
- a CDS encoding AAA family ATPase: MNARYSAVSFTPVEQINDTLPLSIGLSGGSGTGKTYTALSMARGIAREITDDPSARIGVVDTENRRALHYKSVFPEMLHFDMQAVDDSGEMIGFPPERWIEVIDAAEAAEITVLVIDSFSHAWEGVNGVLDLQSQELERLTGGDEGKKNKLGQLAWASVKPRYRRLIDRIVRAKMPVIICTRAKPVMQEKSAKTNWKEQNARPTKTRRKDVPWDPAADGDLLFEMTAMVILDPSAPGHPIHQIKVADQFKNLLDPAAPMGEGTGQAMASWAKGVDEGARRKAIMDEARAQARNGKEAFVAWWNQPATKESRPILRVIQTELGEIAAKADADREAMDSDDPFATPPVEDGSALTDEQIAERDAAFAEMQRQQNTEPRTDG
- a CDS encoding heme biosynthesis HemY N-terminal domain-containing protein, whose translation is MLWSLFKILLFVALVVALAFGAQWLLAVSGEVLVTFNGAEYVLPPLVVVLGLLVAMLALWILFKLAGLLVATLRFINGDDTAIGRYFDRNRERKGYEALSDSLVALASGEAREATTKAQKAEKYLNKPEITTLVVAQAAEAAGETDRAREAMKELVRHDRTRFVGVRGLMRQKLEEGDTVTAMKLAEKAFALKPRHVEMQDTLLRMQAKDGNWDGARKVLTAKVKSGSLPKDVYKRREAVLSMADARDQLAQGNTDKARAEALEANRLSPELVPAAVLAARMHIESGDKRRAAKVLKAAWQTKHHPDLAAAFADIEPGETPDARIKRFQPFLKLDPAAPEAKMLEAELHLAAEDFPAARRALGTLYETHPSARSLSLMAAIERGEGGSEAVVRGWLAKALGASRGPQWVCENCGTVHGQWLPVCTNCETFDALSWTEPRAGTVPTTALASDMLPLLIGTPDPVAPEVEARPVASDEPEVEIVTERDVDPDVVGTTRDVSEPVTLPAGDSPPAPQDEVPTTAGTSRM
- a CDS encoding STAS-like domain-containing protein, whose amino-acid sequence is MTYLIRLADFSRYPAGRVEADGDRSGKLYRDTILVPKLRDALSSGTTLTVDMNGIRLAGSSFFEEAFGGLVREGLFDKQDVLQSLQLIGSRPGGRDLVSEVKGYICDAKPQ